The Streptomyces sp. BHT-5-2 genomic interval GAGGCCGTCGACAGCCTGCTCCGGGAGGACCCGCAGCTCGCCCCGCTGGTCGACAAGGCCCCCGGCCGCCGGGTGCCGCGCACCGCCGACGCCGACGAGTTCGCGGTCCGTGCCGTCCTCGGCCAGCAGGTCTCCACCGCCGCCGCCCGCACCCACGCCGGCCGCCTGGTCCTCGCCCACGGCGAACCGGTCGACGACCCCTGCGGCGGCCTCACCCACCTCTTCCCGACTCCCGCCGCCCTCGCCGCCCTCGACCCGGAAACCCTCGCCATGCCCCGCACCCGACGCGCCACCCTCACCGGCGTCGTCGCGGCCCTCACCGACGGCACCCTCCAACTCGGCGTCGGCAGCGACCGGGACGAGGCCCGCGCCCGCCTCGCCGCGCTCCCCGGCATCGGCCCCTGGACCGTCGAATGCATCGCCATGCGCGCCCTCGGCGACCCCGACGCCTTCACCCCCACCGACCTCGGCCTCCGCCGCGCCGCCGCCGGCCTCGGCCTGCCCGCCACCCCCGCGGCCCTCACCCGTCACTCCGCCCGCTGGCGCCCCTGGCGCGCCTATGCCGTCCAGTACCTCTGGGCCACCGACGACCACCCCATCAACCGCCTCCCCACGAATTGAGCCCCACCATGCCCGCACCCGTCACTGCCGCCCGCGCGGCCACCCCCGCTGCCAAAGCCACCACAGGCCCCGCCGGCCCGGTGACCCACACCGTCCTCGACGACACCCCTGTCGGCCCGCTCACCCTCGTCGCCCACGGCGACGCCCTCAGCGGCCTCTACATGACCGACCAGCGGCACCGCCCGCCCCAGGAGACCTTCGGCACCCCCGCCGACCCCGACGAACCACCCTTCGCCGCGACCATCGCCCAGCTCCGCGCCTATTTCCGGGGCGAACTGACCACCTTCGACCTGCCGCTCGCGCTGCACGGCACCCCGTTCCAGCGCCGCGTCTGGGCAGCCCTGTGCACCATCCCCTACGGCGAGACGATCTCCTACGGGCAGCTTGCCGCCCACCTCGGCGCCCCGAACGCGTCCCGCGCCGTCGGCCTGGCCAACGGCCGCAACCCGATCGGCATCATCGTCCCCTGCCACCGCGTCGTCGGCGCCAACGGCAGCCTCACCGGCTACGGCGGCGGCCTCGACCGCAAGCGCCGCCTGCTCACCTTCGAACGCGGCGCCGACGGGCTCTTCCCACCGGACGACTGCGCCTGAGCGGTGCCCGGGGCGTGTCGGTGTGGTCCAGCGGCGGCCGAGCGGGCGTGACCGATGACGAACGCACGGCCCGCCCGGCGGCCGCCCCGCGCGCCCGGCCGGCCCGCCTCCGACCCGTTACGCGTCGCCCGACGGCGCGAGTCCGCCCAGCAGCGCCCGTACCGTCTCCGCCGCGAACTCCTCCTCGCGCTCGGGCCGCAGCGCTCCCGTCGGTGCCTCCCCGTCGAAGAACAGGTCGAGGAACGCCCGGTGGAAACAGGCCCCGATCAGCAGATTGGCCGCCGCATGGGGATCGGCCGTGGCCGAGATCCGTCCCAGCTTCTGCTCGGCCGCCAGATACGCCGCCAGCTGACCGCTCGCATTGTGCGGTCCCATGGCGCCCAGCTCGTCCAGCTTGCGACGGTGCGTCGCCAGCAACTCCGGACTGGCGAACAACGATGCCGCGATCGGGAACGACTCCCGGTAGAACCGCAACGCGGCCAGCACCACCTCTTCGAGGAGCCCGGCCGGACCGCGTTCGTCACCGGCCCGGTCCGGCAGCTGCGCCAACGCGTCGGAGAACTGCGGCACCCGCTCGTGCAGCACCCGCACGAAGATCTCTTCCTTGTTGCGGAAGTGCTTGTAGAGCGTCGCCTCGGAGCAGCCCGCCTTCTTGGCGATCTGCTTGGTCGTGGTGTGGGTCAGGCCCACGCTCGTCATCAGCGCGGCGGCGGCGTCCAGGATGCGGGAGCGCGTCAACGCCCCTCCGGACAGCGGGGCATTGGCTTCAGGGCTCATGGGGCGACTCTACATTGACAGGTGAGTGAACACTCACCCACACTGGTGGGTAAGTACTTACTCACCCTCGCCCTTGCCCGCTTCCCCCTCTCTTCTCCGCTCGGGCCGGGAAAGACCACCGGAGGACCCATGAAGATCACGGTTGTCGGAGCCTCGGGAGGCATCGGCCGGCACCTCGTCAGGCAGGCACTGGCAGACGGACACGACGTGACCGCCGCACTGCGCAGCCCCGAGAAACTGACCGTCCGCCACCCGCGCCTCACGATCGTCCGCACCGACGCGCTCGACGCCGCCTCCGTCGAACCCGCCGTCGAGGGCGCCGACGCGGTCCTCTCCGGCATCGGCCAGGTCGGCCGTCACGATCCACTGCGCCCCGCCTCCACCTCGGCCCGCGCGGTGGCCGAGGCCATGGCGGCAACCGGCGTACGCCGCCTGCTCGTTGTCAGCGCCGGCCCGCTCAACCGCACCGGCGCCGGCCAGCCGGTCCTCACCCACCGGGTCTTCGGACCGCTCCTCTGGGCCATCCTCAAGGAGGTCTACACCGACCTCGAACGCATGGA includes:
- a CDS encoding methylated-DNA--[protein]-cysteine S-methyltransferase; amino-acid sequence: MPAPVTAARAATPAAKATTGPAGPVTHTVLDDTPVGPLTLVAHGDALSGLYMTDQRHRPPQETFGTPADPDEPPFAATIAQLRAYFRGELTTFDLPLALHGTPFQRRVWAALCTIPYGETISYGQLAAHLGAPNASRAVGLANGRNPIGIIVPCHRVVGANGSLTGYGGGLDRKRRLLTFERGADGLFPPDDCA
- a CDS encoding TetR/AcrR family transcriptional regulator, whose protein sequence is MSPEANAPLSGGALTRSRILDAAAALMTSVGLTHTTTKQIAKKAGCSEATLYKHFRNKEEIFVRVLHERVPQFSDALAQLPDRAGDERGPAGLLEEVVLAALRFYRESFPIAASLFASPELLATHRRKLDELGAMGPHNASGQLAAYLAAEQKLGRISATADPHAAANLLIGACFHRAFLDLFFDGEAPTGALRPEREEEFAAETVRALLGGLAPSGDA
- a CDS encoding NAD(P)-dependent oxidoreductase; the encoded protein is MKITVVGASGGIGRHLVRQALADGHDVTAALRSPEKLTVRHPRLTIVRTDALDAASVEPAVEGADAVLSGIGQVGRHDPLRPASTSARAVAEAMAATGVRRLLVVSAGPLNRTGAGQPVLTHRVFGPLLWAILKEVYTDLERMEAVLRETDLDWTSVRPPRLLDKPGTGRYRHAVEAGPSGSSIPRADVARAMLDFIPDPTTYHHAVGVSS